In a genomic window of Temperatibacter marinus:
- a CDS encoding flagellin, with amino-acid sequence MAFSVNTNAGAFLALQNLNKTSSGLETTQSRINTGEKVSSSKDNAAVFAIAQKLRSDVAGLGAVQGSLDRALSTVDVAIAAGEAVSDLLIEMKEKAVSAKDTGLDSTSRASLNDDFTQLRDQITSIVSNAEFNGTNAVKNSGDSIVAITDDTGSSAITIAAEDFSLAGSKVNIAATDTISTQTKASSAVTKLESSITDVNTALSKLGAGSNRLSLQKDFTTKLSDAIEVGIGNLVDADLAKESANLQALQVKQQLGLQALSIANQAPSTVLGLFR; translated from the coding sequence ATGGCTTTTTCGGTAAATACAAACGCAGGTGCGTTCTTAGCCCTGCAAAATTTGAACAAAACTAGTAGTGGCCTTGAAACCACTCAATCTCGCATTAACACTGGTGAAAAAGTATCCAGTTCAAAAGACAATGCTGCTGTCTTCGCTATCGCTCAGAAATTGCGTAGTGATGTTGCTGGCCTTGGCGCTGTACAAGGGTCACTTGACCGTGCTCTTTCTACAGTAGACGTTGCGATTGCTGCTGGTGAAGCAGTGTCCGACCTACTGATTGAAATGAAAGAGAAAGCTGTATCTGCGAAAGACACTGGCCTGGACAGTACAAGCCGTGCATCTTTGAACGATGACTTCACTCAGCTTCGTGATCAGATTACATCGATTGTCAGTAACGCTGAATTTAACGGTACAAACGCCGTGAAAAACAGCGGTGACTCGATCGTTGCGATTACAGATGACACAGGGTCATCTGCTATTACAATTGCTGCAGAGGATTTCTCTCTTGCCGGCTCTAAAGTAAATATCGCTGCAACTGACACAATTTCTACTCAGACAAAAGCGTCTTCAGCTGTAACCAAGCTTGAATCTTCTATTACAGATGTGAACACAGCCCTTTCTAAATTGGGTGCGGGTTCAAACCGTCTGTCTCTACAGAAAGATTTCACAACCAAGCTTTCTGATGCGATCGAAGTTGGTATCGGTAACTTAGTAGATGCCGATCTCGCTAAAGAATCAGCGAACTTGCAGGCATTGCAGGTGAAGCAGCAGTTGGGCCTACAGGCTCTATCTATTGCGAATCAGGCTCCTTCTACAGTACTTGGTCTATTCCGATAA
- a CDS encoding flagellin, protein MAFSINTNKGALFALQQLNATNAKLESTQTQVNTGKKVASSKDNAAVFAIAQKLRSDISGLNAAKSSLDRALSTIDVAIAAGEAVSDLLVEMKEKAVSAKDVGLDSTSRASLNDDFTQLRDQISSIVDNAEFNGINAVKSGGEDIVAITNDTGANTITIAAQNLSLGSSVVNISSSDTISTSTSATTTVTKLESAITDVNSSLSKLGAGSKRLDLQKAFVGKLSDAIEVGIGNLVDADMAKTSAMLQSLQVKQQLGLQALGIANSAPQAITTLFQ, encoded by the coding sequence ATGGCGTTTTCAATAAACACCAATAAAGGTGCGTTGTTTGCACTTCAGCAACTGAATGCAACAAATGCAAAATTGGAATCAACACAAACACAAGTGAACACAGGTAAAAAAGTGGCCTCATCTAAAGACAACGCAGCAGTATTTGCTATTGCTCAGAAGCTTCGCTCTGACATATCAGGCTTGAATGCTGCAAAATCGTCATTAGATCGGGCTTTGTCAACAATTGATGTAGCCATCGCTGCAGGAGAAGCTGTTTCTGATCTTTTAGTTGAGATGAAAGAAAAAGCCGTTTCTGCGAAAGATGTTGGTCTAGATAGCACAAGTAGAGCATCACTCAATGATGACTTTACGCAGCTACGTGATCAAATTTCATCTATTGTTGATAACGCTGAATTCAATGGCATCAATGCCGTTAAATCAGGTGGAGAAGATATTGTCGCTATTACAAATGATACTGGCGCCAATACAATCACTATCGCAGCGCAAAACTTATCTTTAGGATCTAGTGTTGTAAACATCTCGTCATCAGATACGATCTCCACATCTACTAGCGCAACAACGACAGTTACAAAACTTGAGTCTGCGATTACGGACGTGAACTCCTCACTCTCAAAATTGGGTGCAGGATCAAAACGTCTTGATCTGCAAAAAGCTTTTGTTGGCAAACTGTCAGATGCGATTGAAGTGGGTATCGGTAATTTGGTAGATGCTGATATGGCGAAAACAAGCGCTATGCTCCAGTCGTTGCAGGTTAAGCAGCAGCTTGGGTTACAGGCTCTTGGCATTGCCAACTCGGCACCACAGGCGATTACGACCCTGTTCCAGTAA
- a CDS encoding cytochrome-c peroxidase, giving the protein MNRVLSVVIFVVVSIGAAILLMPEQKQSISYTVASPEEGPLSLNRYCPPGFSQDDEGNCFFESMYANYTSIQGSGLGGLKDGLPEIRDGFNAKVIDLGRFLFFDPILSKDGVMSCATCHDPKKGFSDGIDRSFGVHGEKVARSSPSLWNVGFLDRLFWDARSNSLEEQAEGPLFAADEMGNSPEVLLKDMNANSTYSRLFIEAFEGRDGDMIELDQIVHALTAFQSTLVSFNSRYDQYALGYHEALNKNEIEGLNLFRSFVARCSECHTPPLFTNKQTAVIGTPITQGLPYDVGAEETYKEPTMRGAFKVPTLRNIAKSAPYMHAGQFSKLRDAVEFYNKGRGHAVPKDQTVRVHWHIWEPNLKQNEIDRLVDFLGTLTDESFMPKTPVQVPSGLAMVSSDEFQSKMMNKQTGKPQIAQSVVTTGKR; this is encoded by the coding sequence ATGAATCGTGTGTTGAGTGTAGTAATTTTTGTGGTGGTGTCCATTGGGGCAGCCATTCTTCTTATGCCTGAACAAAAACAGAGTATTTCTTATACTGTAGCCTCTCCTGAAGAGGGACCACTCTCCCTAAATAGATATTGCCCGCCTGGATTTTCTCAAGATGATGAGGGAAATTGTTTTTTTGAAAGCATGTATGCAAATTATACATCAATTCAAGGCAGTGGCCTTGGGGGGCTTAAAGATGGCCTGCCTGAAATTCGAGATGGATTTAATGCGAAGGTCATCGATCTAGGCCGATTTTTATTCTTTGATCCGATCCTGTCGAAGGATGGGGTTATGTCCTGTGCTACATGTCATGATCCTAAAAAAGGCTTCTCTGATGGCATTGATCGGAGTTTTGGTGTGCACGGCGAGAAAGTTGCTCGGTCGTCACCGAGCCTATGGAATGTTGGCTTTCTCGACCGACTCTTTTGGGATGCACGGTCAAATTCACTTGAAGAGCAGGCTGAAGGGCCTTTGTTTGCAGCGGATGAGATGGGAAATTCACCGGAGGTCTTGCTGAAAGATATGAATGCCAATTCAACGTACAGCCGTTTATTTATTGAGGCTTTTGAAGGCCGTGACGGTGACATGATTGAATTGGACCAAATAGTTCACGCTCTGACAGCCTTTCAATCGACATTGGTATCTTTCAACAGTCGTTATGATCAATATGCCCTCGGCTATCATGAAGCCCTGAACAAAAATGAAATTGAAGGGTTGAATTTGTTTCGCTCATTTGTTGCACGCTGCAGTGAATGTCATACTCCACCCCTCTTTACCAATAAGCAAACGGCAGTGATTGGGACTCCAATCACTCAAGGTCTGCCCTATGATGTTGGTGCAGAAGAAACCTATAAAGAACCGACCATGCGCGGTGCCTTCAAAGTACCAACCTTGCGGAATATTGCTAAGTCAGCCCCTTATATGCATGCGGGGCAATTCTCAAAATTGAGAGATGCTGTAGAATTTTATAATAAAGGCCGCGGCCATGCAGTGCCCAAGGACCAAACAGTGCGAGTGCACTGGCATATTTGGGAACCGAATTTAAAACAAAATGAAATTGATCGTCTGGTAGACTTTTTAGGAACCTTAACAGATGAAAGTTTTATGCCAAAAACCCCAGTGCAAGTTCCCTCTGGTCTTGCTATGGTTAGCTCGGATGAATTCCAGAGCAAAATGATGAATAAACAAACAGGGAAACCACAAATTGCTCAGTCTGTTGTTACAACAGGTAAGCGGTAG
- a CDS encoding response regulator, giving the protein MSSYDFDRLTVLLAEDSQFIRSLLVNSLRVLGVGRVIPVDHGGDAIEFLKQVKEDPMKAGCQGVDIILSNWDMHPIDGMMFLRWVRRHKDSPDRFVPFGMITGYTEPDRVREAREMGVTEVLAKPFSVMQIGEKLINMIEKPRQFVHTPDYFGPDRRRRKLEVKTERRILTDKSDGVEIIRG; this is encoded by the coding sequence ATGAGCAGCTATGATTTTGACAGGCTTACCGTTCTCTTGGCGGAAGATAGTCAATTCATTCGGTCTCTTTTGGTTAATTCTTTAAGAGTTTTAGGTGTCGGCCGAGTCATCCCTGTGGATCACGGCGGGGATGCAATCGAATTTCTTAAGCAAGTTAAAGAAGATCCCATGAAGGCCGGCTGCCAAGGTGTCGATATTATTCTTTCTAATTGGGATATGCATCCTATTGATGGGATGATGTTTTTACGCTGGGTAAGGCGTCACAAAGACAGCCCTGACAGGTTTGTACCGTTTGGGATGATTACAGGATATACTGAGCCTGATCGTGTAAGAGAAGCCCGTGAAATGGGTGTGACAGAGGTTCTTGCAAAGCCTTTTAGTGTTATGCAAATCGGTGAAAAGCTAATCAATATGATTGAGAAACCGCGTCAATTCGTGCACACACCAGATTATTTTGGGCCTGATCGGCGGCGGCGGAAATTAGAAGTCAAAACCGAGAGAAGAATACTGACCGACAAGAGTGATGGTGTGGAGATTATCCGTGGCTAA
- a CDS encoding 5-carboxymethyl-2-hydroxymuconate Delta-isomerase: MPHFILEHDAQLSDHVPMNTLMDSVFDSAVETELFGRKDIKIRTSPSPYSRLGSGHQHFLHITGLIISGRTLEQKKALAQTVVENLKKSLDISIVISCDIKDLEKDIYSKTALTLP, encoded by the coding sequence ATGCCGCATTTCATCCTAGAGCATGATGCTCAATTATCTGATCATGTCCCTATGAACACTCTTATGGATAGTGTCTTTGACTCGGCTGTTGAAACTGAGTTATTTGGCAGAAAAGACATTAAAATTCGAACATCCCCCTCCCCTTACTCTCGATTGGGTTCTGGGCATCAGCATTTTCTTCATATTACGGGCCTCATCATTTCCGGCCGAACACTAGAGCAAAAAAAAGCTCTGGCTCAAACTGTCGTAGAAAATCTAAAGAAATCCCTCGACATCTCTATTGTAATTTCTTGTGATATCAAAGATTTAGAAAAAGACATCTATAGTAAAACTGCACTTACCTTACCGTAG
- a CDS encoding AAA family ATPase, which translates to MKFQGTENYVATDDLKVAVNAAATLRRPLLIKGEPGTGKTVLANEVAQSFGTNLIEWHIKSTTKAQQGLYEYDAVSRLRDSQLGDEKVKDISNYIKKGKLWEAFEADEAPILLIDEIDKADIEFPNDLLQELDRMEFHVYETGETITAKHRPIIIITSNNEKELPDAFLRRCFFHYIKFPDADTMRDIVDVHYPDIQNLLVREALSIFYDMREVPGMKKKPSTSELLDWLKLLMAEELPLEVLKSKDPNTLIPPLHGALLKNEQDIHLFERLAFMNRRKNA; encoded by the coding sequence ATGAAATTCCAAGGTACTGAGAACTATGTAGCAACCGATGACCTCAAAGTTGCTGTCAATGCGGCGGCCACTCTTCGTCGACCTCTTCTAATCAAGGGGGAACCTGGCACCGGCAAAACTGTCTTAGCAAATGAAGTTGCTCAGTCCTTTGGCACAAACCTAATCGAGTGGCATATCAAGTCGACAACCAAAGCTCAGCAAGGTTTGTATGAATATGATGCGGTTTCTCGTCTAAGGGATAGCCAATTGGGGGATGAAAAAGTTAAAGATATCAGTAACTACATCAAGAAAGGAAAACTCTGGGAGGCCTTTGAAGCGGATGAAGCCCCTATTCTTTTAATTGATGAAATTGACAAAGCAGACATTGAATTCCCAAATGATTTATTACAAGAATTAGATAGAATGGAATTCCATGTTTACGAAACTGGTGAGACCATTACCGCAAAACATAGGCCGATCATTATCATAACATCGAACAATGAAAAAGAATTGCCCGATGCCTTCCTTCGCCGTTGTTTCTTTCACTATATTAAATTCCCAGATGCTGACACAATGCGTGACATCGTAGATGTTCATTACCCAGACATACAAAATTTACTCGTGAGAGAGGCTCTGAGTATTTTTTACGATATGCGCGAAGTGCCTGGCATGAAGAAAAAACCATCAACGTCTGAATTGTTGGATTGGCTCAAACTTCTGATGGCTGAAGAGCTGCCCCTAGAGGTTCTGAAAAGTAAAGACCCGAACACATTGATCCCTCCCTTGCATGGAGCATTGTTGAAAAATGAGCAAGACATTCATCTCTTTGAACGTCTTGCCTTTATGAACCGTCGCAAAAACGCTTAA
- a CDS encoding flagellar protein FlaG, translating to MTQQVNATGNGQIIPLRTLDKSEQVKPDKSTSAADVGKAIAQSEAVPSSGGADTVAKEPLDRAAELIEQIIPENELGNTRLRINIDDNTGDFIYQTLDNDTGEVIKQFPPETISEMLAKYREVEGLAVDSLA from the coding sequence ATGACACAACAAGTTAATGCGACAGGTAACGGGCAGATCATACCGCTCCGAACCTTAGACAAATCAGAACAGGTTAAACCTGATAAATCAACGTCAGCAGCTGATGTTGGAAAAGCAATCGCACAGAGCGAAGCTGTTCCAAGTTCTGGCGGCGCTGATACTGTTGCAAAAGAACCGTTAGATAGAGCTGCTGAACTTATTGAGCAGATCATCCCTGAAAATGAACTTGGGAACACACGGTTACGGATCAACATAGATGACAATACAGGTGACTTTATCTATCAAACTTTAGACAATGATACGGGCGAAGTGATTAAACAATTTCCGCCTGAAACCATTTCTGAAATGCTGGCTAAATACCGAGAGGTTGAAGGCTTAGCAGTGGATAGCCTTGCTTAG
- a CDS encoding alpha-hydroxy acid oxidase: MGKNFYNIEQLRKQARKNLPDPMFHYMEGGADDEVSLERNCKAFDRYQITPKSLRDISNLSTETEVLGHKSPLPLILAPTGMNRLFHHHKEYAVAKAAEKQNLIYSLSTVATTSIEAISNTISSPKMMQVYIHKDRELTRTLVERTKKAGYSALCLTVDTVVAGNRERDFETGMGLPPKFTLKSIASFLLHSYWLRHAFINKGFTLSNLTDYINKDEMSGMSPAEYINNQFDRTLSWKDLEWLRNHWDGKLVIKGVQNAHDAKTAETIGADAIMISNHGGRQLDGSPAPIDSLKPIKEAINGQTQLIVDGGIRRGSDIFKAIALGADAVSIGRPYLYGLAALGEEGVISAISILKEEFERTMMLSGCSSLADIKEDMITPY; encoded by the coding sequence ATGGGGAAAAATTTCTACAATATCGAGCAACTGCGCAAACAGGCACGCAAGAATCTGCCAGATCCCATGTTTCACTATATGGAAGGTGGGGCTGATGATGAGGTGAGCCTTGAGAGAAATTGCAAAGCCTTTGACCGCTATCAAATCACACCGAAAAGCTTAAGGGATATTTCTAATCTCTCCACAGAGACTGAAGTCCTTGGACACAAAAGCCCCCTCCCCCTCATACTAGCCCCCACGGGCATGAACAGGTTGTTTCATCATCACAAAGAATATGCGGTTGCCAAAGCAGCTGAGAAACAAAACCTAATCTACAGCCTATCAACTGTAGCCACCACATCCATAGAGGCAATAAGCAATACCATTTCAAGCCCTAAAATGATGCAGGTCTATATACATAAAGACAGGGAATTAACGCGAACGCTTGTTGAAAGAACAAAGAAGGCTGGATACAGCGCCCTATGCCTAACTGTTGATACAGTCGTTGCTGGCAATAGAGAAAGAGATTTTGAAACCGGCATGGGCCTGCCTCCCAAATTTACCCTAAAATCCATCGCCAGCTTTCTCCTTCATTCCTACTGGCTTCGCCACGCCTTTATCAACAAGGGCTTCACCCTATCAAATCTCACTGATTACATTAATAAGGATGAAATGTCCGGCATGAGCCCCGCGGAATATATCAATAATCAATTTGACCGCACTTTAAGCTGGAAAGACCTTGAATGGCTCAGAAATCACTGGGACGGGAAATTAGTCATTAAAGGCGTTCAGAATGCCCATGACGCCAAAACCGCCGAAACGATTGGCGCAGATGCCATTATGATTTCCAATCACGGTGGCAGACAATTGGACGGAAGCCCTGCCCCTATTGACAGCCTAAAACCAATCAAGGAAGCCATCAACGGCCAAACTCAACTCATCGTTGATGGCGGCATCCGCAGAGGATCGGACATTTTTAAAGCAATTGCCCTAGGCGCAGACGCCGTCTCCATAGGCCGCCCCTATTTATACGGCCTTGCCGCACTCGGAGAAGAAGGCGTCATCAGTGCCATCTCTATACTCAAAGAAGAATTTGAACGGACGATGATGCTCAGTGGATGCTCCTCCCTTGCCGATATTAAAGAAGATATGATTACTCCCTATTAA
- a CDS encoding sulfotransferase domain-containing protein, with translation MFIIYTSPKNGTHLLKQAIAALVAPNLNMYTDEIYSLIPMYNKKTPIDEEQVIFSTHPSHYDYDYMEKYNGQRLMLNMYRNPLDVTISRYFFYVKYRDMDTPFGEYFDENFLSTADAIVAHAHYVEQHSGLNFQYESCLENKAKFLEILAELFSLDREEINFEAVAEAISIDKAKQSEEENGLFKVSEDQMGPFYRDGTINQYKKYFDTEMVHEIGNLIPGPLRMALMKLGYSFEG, from the coding sequence ATGTTTATTATTTACACAAGCCCGAAAAATGGAACCCATTTGCTCAAGCAAGCCATTGCAGCCCTAGTCGCCCCAAATTTAAACATGTATACGGATGAAATATATTCGCTTATTCCCATGTACAATAAGAAGACACCTATTGATGAAGAGCAGGTGATTTTCTCAACCCATCCGTCTCATTATGATTATGACTATATGGAAAAATATAACGGGCAGCGCCTGATGCTTAACATGTATAGAAATCCGCTGGATGTCACTATTTCACGCTATTTCTTTTATGTTAAATATAGAGATATGGACACGCCCTTCGGTGAATATTTTGACGAAAACTTCCTCTCGACGGCAGATGCGATTGTAGCGCATGCACACTATGTGGAGCAACATTCTGGACTAAATTTCCAATATGAATCCTGCCTTGAAAACAAGGCGAAGTTTTTAGAAATTCTTGCGGAACTCTTTAGTCTGGACCGGGAGGAAATCAATTTTGAAGCTGTAGCTGAGGCAATATCTATCGATAAAGCCAAGCAATCAGAGGAAGAAAATGGTCTATTCAAAGTGAGCGAAGATCAAATGGGCCCATTTTATAGGGATGGAACAATCAATCAGTATAAAAAATACTTCGACACGGAAATGGTTCATGAAATTGGAAACCTCATTCCTGGCCCCTTAAGAATGGCTTTGATGAAATTAGGCTATTCCTTTGAGGGATAA
- a CDS encoding energy transducer TonB yields the protein MNKMTKLLSASTIALGLATTAVSAGEETVSVSDWQAKASAELDRKMVYSTFAQKYNDEGTVSYRVTIDSEGEIQKTKLLRNTGRGFIRQSALKSIKKTDFPALPSSYGSNEMTFRVDLNYMINPTQRELKELGLKIRNGRVTSERLASSTIRITPTKTGR from the coding sequence ATGAATAAAATGACAAAATTACTAAGCGCTTCAACGATCGCTCTTGGATTAGCAACGACGGCAGTCTCGGCCGGAGAAGAAACTGTTTCTGTCAGTGATTGGCAAGCAAAAGCTTCTGCAGAGCTCGATAGAAAAATGGTCTATTCTACTTTTGCTCAAAAGTATAATGACGAAGGAACAGTTAGCTACAGAGTAACAATTGATAGCGAAGGTGAAATTCAGAAAACTAAGCTTCTCCGCAATACTGGGCGCGGTTTTATTCGTCAATCTGCCTTAAAGTCGATTAAAAAGACAGACTTTCCAGCACTGCCATCCAGTTATGGTTCCAATGAAATGACTTTCCGCGTGGATTTGAATTATATGATTAATCCTACCCAGCGCGAATTAAAAGAATTAGGCCTTAAGATTAGAAATGGGCGCGTAACATCTGAGCGACTTGCTTCGTCTACTATTAGAATTACGCCCACCAAAACTGGCCGCTAA
- a CDS encoding parallel beta-helix domain-containing protein, giving the protein MNGSALVKLLGVVVLVAASFFAGMYLYTPEQTVSTNPIFRGGEGAGSLAGSQARQGEIHEVREGQLIQDAVIAAKAGDTILVYPGTYSETVYVDKENITLSGVVEKGKWPELDGKGELNDAILYSGNGFLVENFKIRRFKGNGIMGQSGNNFVIRNNIIHDAGVYGIFPQLGVNGLVVNNVISKIADAAIYVGMSDNIDVIGNQVFDSVAGIEIENSRHSLVEGNYTYNNTGGILAFITPGLPIKTTYDVIIRKNFVLNNNHPNFAAPGSTVSRIPPGTGILVMAADDVVIEDNIISGNDNAGIVVTDLAMAKAAHDPGSEPNPDNLVILNNIMTDNGSNPVGEMKTMNATGIDIVDTGAGSNKCILNASRYNTLLLPPSRYGQCDEAKFATHDINTKTLDKPAPATVYEGATKENWEQRVGKRGYFAICTGCHAYQGVLIGPSVKDIQDKYAPLGAEGIELVSDYIAEPFKIREEFHEMPPQRHLDEDTRLAIAKYILKVSNDPNKKK; this is encoded by the coding sequence ATGAATGGAAGCGCTTTAGTGAAATTATTGGGTGTTGTTGTCCTTGTGGCAGCCTCATTCTTTGCAGGTATGTATCTTTATACACCTGAACAGACTGTCAGCACTAACCCAATCTTTAGAGGCGGTGAAGGCGCGGGATCCTTAGCGGGTTCTCAAGCCAGACAAGGGGAAATTCATGAAGTTCGTGAAGGACAGCTCATTCAAGACGCTGTGATTGCTGCGAAAGCTGGAGACACCATTCTTGTTTATCCTGGCACATACAGTGAGACTGTCTATGTTGATAAAGAGAATATCACACTCTCAGGTGTGGTCGAGAAAGGCAAATGGCCAGAACTTGACGGTAAGGGCGAGTTGAATGATGCGATCCTTTATTCAGGCAATGGATTCCTTGTGGAGAATTTTAAAATTCGTCGCTTTAAAGGGAATGGCATTATGGGGCAGTCCGGTAATAACTTTGTAATCCGGAATAATATTATCCACGATGCAGGCGTTTACGGTATTTTCCCTCAGCTTGGGGTGAATGGTCTTGTGGTAAACAATGTGATCTCAAAAATTGCTGACGCAGCGATTTATGTTGGGATGTCTGATAACATTGATGTCATTGGTAATCAGGTTTTTGACAGTGTAGCAGGGATTGAGATTGAAAATAGTCGTCACTCTCTTGTTGAAGGGAATTATACTTATAATAATACAGGCGGTATTCTTGCTTTCATCACACCGGGATTGCCCATTAAAACAACCTATGATGTGATTATCCGGAAAAACTTTGTCCTAAACAATAACCATCCGAATTTTGCAGCGCCTGGATCAACAGTTTCGCGGATTCCTCCGGGCACAGGCATTCTTGTGATGGCAGCTGATGATGTTGTCATTGAAGATAATATTATCTCGGGGAATGATAATGCAGGGATTGTTGTTACTGATCTTGCAATGGCAAAAGCAGCGCATGATCCTGGATCAGAGCCTAATCCAGATAATCTTGTGATTTTAAACAATATTATGACGGACAATGGGAGCAACCCTGTCGGTGAGATGAAAACAATGAATGCAACAGGTATTGATATTGTTGATACAGGTGCTGGTTCTAACAAGTGTATTTTGAATGCCTCTCGATATAACACATTGTTATTGCCACCGTCTCGTTACGGTCAGTGTGATGAAGCAAAATTTGCGACCCATGACATTAATACAAAAACCTTGGACAAACCTGCACCAGCAACAGTTTACGAAGGCGCAACTAAGGAAAACTGGGAGCAGCGTGTTGGTAAGAGAGGCTATTTCGCAATTTGTACAGGATGTCATGCTTATCAGGGTGTCTTAATTGGGCCTTCTGTGAAAGACATTCAAGATAAATACGCACCTCTTGGTGCCGAGGGTATCGAGCTTGTTTCAGACTATATTGCAGAGCCTTTTAAGATCCGAGAAGAGTTCCATGAGATGCCACCACAGCGTCATCTTGATGAAGATACACGTCTTGCTATTGCTAAATATATTCTAAAAGTGAGCAATGACCCAAATAAGAAAAAATAA
- a CDS encoding vWA domain-containing protein, protein MFINFFYELRDNGISVTIKEYLLLMEALKAGCASYQIDDFYYLARSVFVKDETKLDRFDKVFGKVFDGIEFIADDATEIPEEWLRKMAELYLSEEEMAAIESQGGFEELMKKLQERLDEQKERHQGGNKWIGTAGTSPFGAHGYNPEGVRIGQEKGRHGKAIKVWDKREFKNLDDTIELGTRNIKVALRKLRQFAREGEASELDLDDTIKSTAHKGYLDIKMVPERHNAVKVLIFFDIGGSMDPHIKLCEELFSAARSEFKHLEFFYFHNCLYENVWKDNVRRNSERLNTMDILHTYPHDYKVIFVGDASMSPYEIVYPGGSVEHWNEEAGEVWLKRVLNIYSRAIWLNPIPEQHWTYGQSIQMMKELMEDRMFPLTVSGIDSAVKELRR, encoded by the coding sequence ATGTTCATCAATTTCTTTTACGAATTAAGAGATAATGGTATCTCTGTCACGATCAAAGAGTATTTGCTCTTGATGGAAGCCCTGAAGGCGGGGTGTGCCTCCTATCAGATTGATGATTTTTATTATCTTGCTCGCTCTGTTTTTGTGAAAGATGAAACAAAATTAGACAGATTTGATAAGGTTTTTGGCAAAGTTTTTGATGGCATAGAATTTATCGCAGACGATGCCACTGAAATTCCTGAAGAATGGCTGAGAAAGATGGCAGAGCTCTATCTGTCTGAAGAAGAAATGGCGGCGATCGAAAGTCAGGGTGGCTTTGAAGAATTAATGAAAAAATTACAAGAGCGCCTCGACGAACAAAAAGAACGCCATCAGGGTGGTAATAAATGGATCGGCACTGCAGGGACCAGCCCCTTTGGGGCTCATGGCTATAATCCCGAAGGCGTGCGCATTGGTCAAGAAAAAGGCCGGCACGGTAAAGCCATTAAGGTTTGGGACAAGCGAGAGTTTAAAAATCTTGATGATACAATTGAACTGGGCACTCGCAATATCAAAGTCGCTCTAAGAAAACTTCGTCAATTTGCCCGCGAGGGTGAAGCGTCAGAACTCGACTTAGACGACACAATCAAATCTACTGCCCATAAAGGCTATTTAGACATTAAAATGGTTCCAGAACGCCATAATGCCGTTAAGGTATTGATTTTCTTTGATATCGGCGGTTCTATGGACCCTCACATTAAGCTCTGTGAGGAATTATTTTCTGCTGCTAGATCTGAGTTTAAACATCTAGAATTTTTCTACTTTCATAACTGCCTTTATGAAAATGTTTGGAAGGACAATGTGCGTCGTAATAGTGAGCGATTGAATACGATGGACATACTGCATACCTATCCTCATGACTATAAAGTTATTTTTGTTGGGGATGCATCAATGAGTCCTTATGAAATAGTCTATCCGGGCGGTTCGGTGGAACATTGGAACGAAGAAGCGGGGGAAGTATGGCTTAAAAGGGTCTTAAATATTTATTCCCGTGCCATCTGGCTCAATCCGATCCCAGAACAGCATTGGACTTACGGCCAATCCATCCAAATGATGAAAGAATTGATGGAAGATCGGATGTTTCCCCTGACTGTTTCTGGCATAGATAGTGCCGTTAAAGAATTAAGGCGCTAG